The following nucleotide sequence is from Gymnodinialimonas phycosphaerae.
TAGACCTGCTTGGAGATCTCGAACGTCTTGCGGAACACCTCATGGGCGTATTCATCGGGATCAATGCCCAAGGCCGCGTGGAAGGCGGGCCGCTGGTGGTCACGAATGTACATCGTGGCGCAGAAGGCCGTGAGGAAGAACTTGATCCACAGCTTGTTGTACCACGTGCTGGTCAGCTTCGGATCGGTCTTCATCAGAAGCGCGAAGGCTTCGCCGTGGCTGAACTCATCGTTGCACCATTCCCGGAACCACTTGAAGATCGGGTGGAAGCGGTATTCCGGGTTCGCTTCAAGATGGCGATAGATGGTGATGTAGCGGGCGTAGCCGATCTTCTCACTCAGATACGTCGCATAGTAGATGAACTTGGGCCGGAAGTAGGTGTACTTCTTGTTCTGGGTCAGGAAACCAAGGTTCACGGCAATGCCTGCCTCGCGCAGGGCATCATTGATGAACCCCGCATGACGCGCCTCATCGCGGGCCATCAGCTGGAACAGCTCCACGATGTCCTTGTTGTTGCCGCGGCGCTTCATCTCCTTGTAGAGCACGCAGCCCGAGAATTCGGCGGTGCACGACGAGATCAGGAAATCGATGAATTCGGCCCGCAGCTTGGGCTCCATTCCGTCCCAATCGACGTGGTCCCAATCCTCGTTCTTCTTGAAGTGACCCTTGTTGGGGTCGGCCTTCATCTGGTTGATGAGCGTATCCCATTCCTCGCGGATTCCATCGACGTTGATCGAGTCCATCGCGTCGAAATCGGTGGTGTAAAAACGCGGTGTCAGAAGCGTGTTCTGAAGGGCCACGGCGGTTGCGGATTCACTGTCAACGACACCCTGGTTGTCGGCGGCCAGCGCCTCTTCCACGGTGGAGGCATCGGCGGAATGGCTCAGGTTCGTATCTTTCATGCCGAAATCTCCTTATTGCCTACCGCGAGGGGAGCTACTTGAGGCGTTCCCAGCGCTGTTTCCTCGGTCACTGCCACCTCGTCCGAGAACGAGAATTCGCACAGCTCCATGAACTCGAAATCACCCGTCATCCGGGTCCAGAGTTGCTCCAGCTTCGACGCACGAGTGATGCGGGCCATGCGTTCTTCGCGCACGACCTCACCGTAGGGGGCCATCACCGGCTCGCCCTGCACTTGCACCTCGTCGCCGGGGTTGATGGTTGCACCGTTCAAAAACTTTACGTGGGCGTGCAGGCTGTCGAAGCAGTGGCTGACCTCAACCTCGCAAGGCGCCATTTCGAAATCGCGTGTCAAAAGTCCCATGGTTTATTCCTCCAGCAGGCGTGCGAACGCCGCTTCATTGTCTGCGCCAAAGCCCACAAGTTCGGCCCGGAAATCGGTAAGATCATCGCGCAGGCCGATGCGGCCATCGGCAAATCGGACGACGCGGATGGGGTCTGAGGCCATCGCACCGACGGCGCCACGCTCGCGCTCCAACACACGGGAGACGCCGGCGATAAAGCCGCCCTCATCCTGGGCGAAGGTGGCGATGACGTTGCCATCAACATCCAGCACGCGGGCAGAGCCGTTGAGCTCTCCGTAGATGCGCACGAGGCGTTCGGTGACGATTGGCACCTCTTCAACGGTAGGGGCCGTCGCGCTGAGGGGACGGTCTGTGAGGCGCGCGTAGCTGACGATGATCAGCACGCAAACGCACAGGATGAACATGGCGCGCACCAGGACGACGGGCACCATCTCCTTGTCTCGTTCAACCAGCTTCTCTTCCGCAGGGGTGCGGTTGTAGATGCGAGCCTTGGCGGGGGTGAGGGTCATTGGTCGTTCTCCTCCTTCATTCCGCGGGTTGTGCGGCCATTCCAGGCGCGCGGGTGATCTGGATGTCAGGCTGGGACACAGCGGTCTGGGCTGCGTCGGCCAGGATTGCTGCAACCGCCTTGGCATCGGGGATGCAGCGCAGGGCAGGTTGCGGGTGCTTCAGCTTCCACGGGCGCACATGGGGCCAGGTCAGGACATAGCTGAAGCCCATGCCGCCCTCGGGGTTCATCTCTAGCGAGATGTTTCCGTGGCCGGACTTGCGCAGGGAAAGCTCTGCGTTGAGAACCTGCTTGAAGGGCAGGTTCAGGGTCATGGTCAGCGCGGCGCCAATGCGCATGGCGACACGCCTGTTGGTGATCGTGTAGACCGTCGCCTTTGCCTGGATCAGGGATACCAAAACCAGCAAGGCGCAGACGATCAGGCCAAGGACGAGGAAGAACGACGCCGTTGTGGCCGAGGCCAGCCACGTTTCCGTGGCGGCGCCGCCGATGGTGCGCCAGGCGAAGAGGAACACGAAGTACCCCGCGACCCACCACAGCGAGAGGGATTCCTGCGCCAGGGCCCACCAGGAAGGCTGCCCCTGCCAAAGGATTTCTTCACCCTCCGGCAGGTGCGCGGGCAGCCCACGGACCGGCTCGGTCTGGAAGTCGTCGTGGTCATGCGACATCGGTCGTTTCTCCTCTCAAAGTGCGTCGCCTGCCTGGTCTAGGGGCAGGTGTTTGGTCTTAAAGCAGCGGCTCGGCGCGCTTGTCGTCGGCATAAAGAATGCCTGCGCCGTAGTAGGCCGAGATCTTCTCTTCCTCGAGCTTGGTGATCTGCGCGTCGGACTTGGTCGTGGGAACGCCCGCAAAATGCTTGCCGTGGATCGCGTTGATCGTGACGCGCCGCCAGATCTGGCAGAAGTGGATCGGCACCAGCCGCGTGCCGCCGCCGTGGTCTGCGTCGAGCGTGATCTCAAGGTAGCGGACCAGCTGCTCGGGCACGTCGATCCACATGTCGGAAATGGTGCCGACTTCCTCGCCATCGCCCGCCACCACGGTCATGCCAAGGGGGTTCTTGCCCGCGCTGACGTGCATGTCTTCGCGCTTCTTCATCGGCTCGATCTTCACGTGGCCGTGGCCATCAAGCTCGGGCTCATCCCGGCGCGGGGTCCAGGCACCAGAGCCGATGCCAGCCAGCATCGGGTCACCCTTGGGATCGTAGGGAAAGCCATGAGAGACGGCACCCGCCTCCATCACGTCATCCAGATCGTGGCGATAGTGCGCCTCTTCGTTTTCGGCGGAGGGCACGGTCACATCGGCGCGACCATGGGGCATCAGGAAGGTCTTGGGATCAGGCACCGGGAACGGGCCCTGGTTCGGCGCGGCGGTGCCGTCGTCGTTCTCCAGCGGATAGCCTTCGCGCATGTTCTCGGTTTGCAGATAATAGATCAGCAGCGCGAAGAAGATCCAGAACAGCCAGATCGACAAGCTGGCGAGGTCGAAATTCCCGAAGAATGCATTTTCCATCTTTTGGGTCCTTTTAGGTAGGGAGGTCGGCGAGGCCGAGCTTCGCCCCCCCATCCGAAGTGGTGGTGGTCATCCGTGTTGGTGTGCGCACCAGCGGCCCAAGGGCCACAAGCGTCGCGAAGATCAGAAAGACTTCGAGGTGATAGACGACGGAATACCCCGTCGCCGCGTTCCCCAAAGCATCGCCAAGTTGTCCAGACGTGGCGAGGTGATTGACGCCATCGCGGACAGCACCGCCGATCGCGATGGAAAGGCCGGCCGCCGTCGCTTGCGCGGCACCCCAAGCGCCCAGGGCAAGCCCGCGGCCTGCCTTGTTGCTGGTCGGCATGGTCATGGCTGCCGTGAGGGTCGAGATCGAGAAAAGCCCGCCACCGAAACCGATCAGGCAAGCGCCGACGAAGAACAGCTCGCTTGATCCAAGCGGGTTCGAGAAGATCACGGCGCAAAATGCGATGACGCCCGCCAGAAGGCCCCGCGCGCCCATGCGCATCGGGTCCATCCCGCCCGCCAGCCACTTGGCGGCCATCGCAAACCCCACCAGCGCGCCTGCCGCCCACGTCGCCGTCAGCAGCGTGGTGGCAGAAACGGACAGCCCGAGGATTTCGCCGCCATAGGGCTCTAGCAGGACGTCTTGCATGTTGAACGCCATGGTGCCCAGGAAGACGACAACCAGCAGGCGGCCCGCGGTGCCACCGCTTGCGTAGTCGACCCAGGCCTCTTTGAAGGTCGGGCTGGCTTCCGCGCGCTGTTGCTTGGTCATTGGCTTGATGCGTTCCTGCTTCCAAAGCGCGGTCACGTTCAGCACAACGGTCAGCACGGCGCAGGTCTGGATGACCTGGATCAGCTCCAGCGGGGTGAACTCGTACAGGAACCAGCCAATCACAACGGCGCTGACGCCCATGCCGACAAGGAACATGACGTAAAGAAGCGCCACGACGCGGGGGCGTGTTTCATCGGTGGCGCGGTCGGCGGCCAGCGCGAGGCCTGCGGTCTGGGTCATGTGCATGCCGACACCGGTCATCACGAAGGCCAGCGCGGCCAGGATCTCACCGGCGAAAGGAATGTCGTAGCGGACCTGCGTGACTTCCCCGCCCAGGACCAGAAGGCAGGCGGGCATGATGGCGAGGCCGCCGAATTGCCAGAGGGTGCCGAACCACAGGTAGGGGATACGCTTCCAGCCGATTGCGGATTTGTAGGTGTCGGACTTGAAGCCCAGAAGCGCCCGGAACGGCGCGATCAGGACGGGCAGCGCGACCATGCAGGCCACGAGAAACGCGGGGACCTGAAGCTCCACGATCATCACGCGGTTCAGGGTGCCCAGAAGCAGGACGGCGGCCATGCCGACGGAGACCTGGAAGAGGGACAGGCGCAGCAGTTGGCCGAGGGGGAGATCCGGGCTGGCTGCATCTGCGAAGGGCAGATAGCGGATGGATATGCGCTTGAGAAGGCTCACGCGCGCACCTCCATACAAGCGGAGATATAGAAGCCCGATGTGACCTGCTCAAGCTTGAGCAGGGTACTAAGACATTGATTTTTATTTATTTCCTCAGAAATACGTTTTTGCGCATGGGGGATCATCACCGGCGAGCGGTCGCTGCGGGGGAACAATTTGCCCAAGGTAAAGAACGCCATCAGGAAGGGCGTGCGGGGGGCGACGGTGAAGACGATGTGGGGGCAACGCCCCGACAGGCCCGCCAGCGCGCGGCCCAGATCGGGCGCGGTGTAGTAGATCATCGAATCCATCGCCATGACGTGATCGAATTGGCCCAGATCATCGGCCAGCATATCGCCCGACAGGAACGTCACACGGTGCGCCAAATCCTCGGGCATCCGCTTGCGCGCGATGTCGATCAACTGAGGCGAGATGTCGATGGCCACGACCTCTGCGCCCCGTGCGGCGAGGATCTCACTCATCGCTCCGGTGCCGCAGCCGGCATCCAGCACGCGGCGACCCGTCAGATCATCGGGCAGGGCCCCCAACATCACGTCGCGCATCCGGTCGCGGCCCGCGCGCACGGTCGCGCGCACGCTTGATACCGGCGCGTCGGAGGTCAACCGCTCCCACGTCTTGGTCGCGGTGCGGTCGAAATAGGCCTCTACCCGGTTGCGGGTGGCGTCATATGTGGGGGTGCCCACCATTCAATCGAACCCCAGCAATTCAAAGATATCGCGGTCTTCGAGCGGCGCGGGGGCCAGCGGGTCGGTGCCCGCATAGAGCGTTTCGGCCAGGCGGATATATTCGGCGCGGCACTGCACGATGTCTTCTTCATCGGGCATTTCGAAGAGCGTCTTCTTCTTGAGGCGCGAGCGGCGGATGGCGTCCACGTCGGGCATATGGCCGATGCGCTTGAAGCCCACCACGTCGCAGTAGCGGTCCACCTCGTCCGTGTCCTTGGAGCGGTTGGCGACGCAACCGGCGAGGCGCACGTTGTAGTTCTTGGACTTGGCTTGCACGGCGGCGATGATGCGGTTCATCGCGTAGATGCTGTCGAAGTCATTGGCCGTTACGATCAGCGCGCGGTCGGCGTGTTGCAGCGGCGCGGCAAAGCCACCGCAGACGACATCGCCCAGCACGTCGAAGAGAACGACATCTGTGTCTTCCAGAAGGTGGTGCTGTTTCAGCAGTTTGACCGTTTGGCCGACCACATAGCCGCCGCAGCCGGTGCCAGCGGGCGGGCCACCGGCCTCGATGCACTGCACGCCGTTGTAGCCTTGTGTGACGAAATCCTCGGGCCGCAGTTCCTCGGCGTGGAAATCAACGCTCTTGAGGATGTCGATCACCGTGGGCTGGAGCATGCCCGTCAGCGTGAAGGTGCTGTCGTGCTTGGGATCACAGCCGATTTGCAGGACCTTCTTGCCAAGCTTGGAGAACGCGGCGGAGAGGTTCGACGAGGTCGTCGATTTGCCGATCCCGCCCTTGCCGTAGACGGCGAACACCTTCGCGCCTTCAATCTTCATGTCGTCGGACTGATGCACCTGCAACGATCCTTCGCCGTCCTGACCGCGCAGGATCGGCGGGGATTTGAGGCCGCGCGCCTCCAGCCCTGCGGCTTCGCGCATCGCGGCGCGCGCGGCGGGGGGGTTCTTGTCATCCAGCATCGTCGTTCTCCTATTCCGCAGCCACGTTGAGGCCCTCGAGGGTATCCTCGAGTTCATCTGCACCGGCCTGAAGTGCGGCGAGCGTAGCCTCATCGGGGTGCCAGTAATTCCGTTCGTGCGCTTCCAGCAGACGGTTCGCCATCCGTGCAGAAGCTTGGGGGTTCAGTTCCGCCAAGCGGCGGCGCATGTCGTCATCAAGCACGAAAGTTTCAGACAGGCGCTGATAGACCCAAGGGTCGACCTGGCCCGTGGTGGCGGACCACCCCAGCGTGTTGGTCACTTGCGCCTCGATCTGACGCACGCCCTCGTGGCCGTGCTTGAGCAGCCCTTCGAACCACTTGGGATTGAGCGAGCGGGAGCGTGTTTCCAGCGCGACCTGATCTTGCAGGGTGCGCACCTTGCCATCGCCACGGGTCTGGTCGCCGATGAACACGGGCGTCTCAACGCCGCCCTTGGCGCGCTTCACGGCGCGGGAAATACCGCCCAACGTGTCGAAGTAGTGGTCGACAGTCGTGACGCCCAGTTCGACCGATTCAAGGTTCTGGTAGGCCAGATCCACGTCCTTCAGGGCGCTTTGCAGCATGCCCGCGTTCTTGTGCGCCTTACCGTCCACCCCATAGGCGAAGGATTTGCGCGCCTGGTAGGCGTCTGCCAGCTCATCCTCATCATCCCAGGCGCCGCTATCGACCAGCGCGTTGACGTTGGACCCATAGGCCCCTTCGGCATTGGAGAAGACGCGCAGGGCAGCTTCTTCCATCGGAACGCCCATCTTCTCGGCATAATCGAGGGCGTGGGCCCGGACGAAGTTATGCTCGGACGGCTCGTCGGCAGTGGCGGCCTTATACGCGGCCTCGGCCAGCATCCGGGTTTGCAGCGGCAGGAGATCGCGGAAGATACCCGAGAGCGTCATCACCACGTCGATGCGCGGCCGCCCCAGCGTTTCCAGCGGGATCAGTTCCGCACCGCAGAGGCGGCCATAGCTGTCAAACCGGGGTTTTGCGCCCATCAGCGCGAGGGCTTGGGAAATCGGCCCGCCGTCGGATTTGATGTTGTCCGAGCCCCAAAGCACCAGGGCTATGGAGTGGGGGAAGCCCTCGGCCGCCTCGATCAGCTTGTCGGCCTGGCGCGCGCCGTCTTGCAGGGCAAAGGCAGTGGGCATGCGGTAGGGGTCAAAGGCATGGATATTGCGGCCCGTCGGCAGGACTTCGGGGGACCGGATAAGGTCGCCACCGGGCACGGGTTCGATGTAATGGGCGGAAAGCGCGCGCATCAAGCCGGTCAGTTCGGTCTGCTGACGCAGGAGGTATTCGATCTCGGCGCGCTTCTCGGTGTCTGTCACGTCGATGACGCGCATGTGTTCCTGGAGTTCGGATTCGGACATGCCGCGCCCGACGACGTGGAGGCCATCGGGGATCAGCGCATCTTCGGTTTCAAGAAGCGTCAACCAAAGGGTGTCTGGGTCCGTATCGGTGAGATCCACGGCCTCGGCCTGGGTGGTGATCAGCGCGGCCATCTCGGCCCGCTCATGGGCATCGGGGGCCATGGCGCGCCAGCGGGTGAGGCTGTCCTTCAGGTCCGACAGGCCTTTGTAGAGGCCGCTTGCCGCCAGCGGCGGGGTCAGGTGGGTGATCGTCACGGCGCCAGAGCGGCGTTTGGCCAGCGTCGCCTCGGACGGGTTGTTGGAGGCATAGAGGTAGACGTTCGGCACCTCACCGATCAGGCGGTCGGGCCAGTCGTGTGCGCCCATGCCGCTTTGCTTGCCGGGCATGAACTCCAACGCGCCATGCATGCCGAAATGCAGGATGACATCGGATTGGAACGTGTTGCGCAGCCACATGTAGAACTGCACGAAGGCATGGGTCGGGGCGAAGCCATGCTCGAAGAGAAGGCGCATCGGGTCGCCTTCATAGCCGAAGGTGGGCTGCACGCCGACGAAGACGTTGCCGAACTGCGCGCCCAAGATGAAGACGCCGTTGCCGTCGGATTGGATCTTTCCGGGCGCGGGGCCCCAGACGGCCTCGATCGCGGCCAACTGGGGCGTGTTGCGCACGATGGTGTCGGCATCGACGTGGGCCGCGACGTTGGCTTGCTGACCGTATTGCTTGGCGTTGCCGTGCAGGATCGCGTGGCGCAGGTCGTCGACGGTGGCGGGCGGCGTGATATCGTAGCCGTCCTCTTTCATCTTGTGCAGCGTGTTGTGCAGGCTCTCGAAGACACTGAGGTAAGCTGCCGTGCCGACGGCGCCCGCATTGGGCGGGAAGCCGAAAAGCACCACCGATACCTTCTTGTCCGCATTGGCCTTGCGCCGCAGGGTGGCCATGCGCAGCGTCTTCTCGGTCAGGCTTTCGATCCGCTCAAGGCAAGGTGCCATGGCCTTTGTGTCCGAGGAGCGGCGGCAATTCAGCGAACAGCCGTGGCACCCGTCGGGGCCGTGACGACCGCCAAAAACGGTGGGGTTGGTGGCACCGTCGATCTCGGGCAGGGCCACAAGGATCGTGGTTTCGACCGGGCCGAGCCCTCCGGCACTTTCGGCCCATTGGCCGAGGGTCTGAAACTCGATCGGGTGGGCCGCGATATAGGGCACGTCGAGGTCCATCAGCGTCGTCACCGCCGCCTCACTATCGTTATAGGCGGGGCCGCCGACCAGGCTGAAACCGGTCAGAGAGACCAGCGCGTCGATGCGGTCGTCGGTGAAGTAGGCACTTATCGCAGGACGGCCATCGAGGCCGCCGGCAAAGGCGGGAATGACGGCGATGTTACGCGCCTGCATGGCGCGGATGACGCCATCATAATGCGCGGCGTCAGAGGCCAGCACGTAAGAGCGCATCATCAAAAGGCCGACCGTCGCAACCGGATTGGTTGGGTTTGGCAGATCCGCGACATCGGTGGTGATGTGGTGTCCGGGTAGATCGGGGTGATAAAGACCGACTTCCGGGTAATCGATGGGTGCGGCGGCTTTGGCGCCCTTGAGGGCGGCATCGTGGGCGTAGGTGCCGATGAGGAAACGGATCATCTGCTCCACGTTATCGTCGGAGCCACCCAGCCAGTATTGCATCGTCAGGAACCAGGCGCGCAGGTCCTGGGCCTTGCCGGGAAGGAACTTCAGGATCTTCGGCAAGCGGCGCAGCATCTTCATCTGCTTTTCGCCGGAATTGACCGACGGCTCCTTGGAGCCGCGCAGCTTCTTCATCAGCTTCATCGCGCCCGAGGTGGGCTTGGACATATCCAGGTCACCCATCTTGGTAAGGGCGACGACCTCCTTGGCCGAGATAATGTTGACCATCGCGTCACAGCCCTCGCGGCGGGCCTCCAGCGCGGGGCGGATAGCGGTGATGTGCTCGTCAATAAACAACAGGTTCGAGACGATGATATCGCCGTGCTTTACGGCCAGCTTCGCCTCTTCCAGCGCTTGCGCGTTCTCGCCCCATTCGGCGGCGGC
It contains:
- the acsF gene encoding magnesium-protoporphyrin IX monomethyl ester (oxidative) cyclase translates to MKDTNLSHSADASTVEEALAADNQGVVDSESATAVALQNTLLTPRFYTTDFDAMDSINVDGIREEWDTLINQMKADPNKGHFKKNEDWDHVDWDGMEPKLRAEFIDFLISSCTAEFSGCVLYKEMKRRGNNKDIVELFQLMARDEARHAGFINDALREAGIAVNLGFLTQNKKYTYFRPKFIYYATYLSEKIGYARYITIYRHLEANPEYRFHPIFKWFREWCNDEFSHGEAFALLMKTDPKLTSTWYNKLWIKFFLTAFCATMYIRDHQRPAFHAALGIDPDEYAHEVFRKTFEISKQVYPLMLDIDHPRWQHTLEALQRANLDLAEAEANGKFFKKIGAKARAGMAFASLYLIPAKTHEVNRVTRLEPAY
- the puhC gene encoding photosynthetic complex assembly protein PuhC; the encoded protein is MTLTPAKARIYNRTPAEEKLVERDKEMVPVVLVRAMFILCVCVLIIVSYARLTDRPLSATAPTVEEVPIVTERLVRIYGELNGSARVLDVDGNVIATFAQDEGGFIAGVSRVLERERGAVGAMASDPIRVVRFADGRIGLRDDLTDFRAELVGFGADNEAAFARLLEE
- the puhB gene encoding photosynthetic complex putative assembly protein PuhB — protein: MSHDHDDFQTEPVRGLPAHLPEGEEILWQGQPSWWALAQESLSLWWVAGYFVFLFAWRTIGGAATETWLASATTASFFLVLGLIVCALLVLVSLIQAKATVYTITNRRVAMRIGAALTMTLNLPFKQVLNAELSLRKSGHGNISLEMNPEGGMGFSYVLTWPHVRPWKLKHPQPALRCIPDAKAVAAILADAAQTAVSQPDIQITRAPGMAAQPAE
- the puhA gene encoding photosynthetic reaction center subunit H; translated protein: MENAFFGNFDLASLSIWLFWIFFALLIYYLQTENMREGYPLENDDGTAAPNQGPFPVPDPKTFLMPHGRADVTVPSAENEEAHYRHDLDDVMEAGAVSHGFPYDPKGDPMLAGIGSGAWTPRRDEPELDGHGHVKIEPMKKREDMHVSAGKNPLGMTVVAGDGEEVGTISDMWIDVPEQLVRYLEITLDADHGGGTRLVPIHFCQIWRRVTINAIHGKHFAGVPTTKSDAQITKLEEEKISAYYGAGILYADDKRAEPLL
- a CDS encoding PucC family protein; its protein translation is MSLLKRISIRYLPFADAASPDLPLGQLLRLSLFQVSVGMAAVLLLGTLNRVMIVELQVPAFLVACMVALPVLIAPFRALLGFKSDTYKSAIGWKRIPYLWFGTLWQFGGLAIMPACLLVLGGEVTQVRYDIPFAGEILAALAFVMTGVGMHMTQTAGLALAADRATDETRPRVVALLYVMFLVGMGVSAVVIGWFLYEFTPLELIQVIQTCAVLTVVLNVTALWKQERIKPMTKQQRAEASPTFKEAWVDYASGGTAGRLLVVVFLGTMAFNMQDVLLEPYGGEILGLSVSATTLLTATWAAGALVGFAMAAKWLAGGMDPMRMGARGLLAGVIAFCAVIFSNPLGSSELFFVGACLIGFGGGLFSISTLTAAMTMPTSNKAGRGLALGAWGAAQATAAGLSIAIGGAVRDGVNHLATSGQLGDALGNAATGYSVVYHLEVFLIFATLVALGPLVRTPTRMTTTTSDGGAKLGLADLPT
- the bchM gene encoding magnesium protoporphyrin IX methyltransferase; amino-acid sequence: MVGTPTYDATRNRVEAYFDRTATKTWERLTSDAPVSSVRATVRAGRDRMRDVMLGALPDDLTGRRVLDAGCGTGAMSEILAARGAEVVAIDISPQLIDIARKRMPEDLAHRVTFLSGDMLADDLGQFDHVMAMDSMIYYTAPDLGRALAGLSGRCPHIVFTVAPRTPFLMAFFTLGKLFPRSDRSPVMIPHAQKRISEEINKNQCLSTLLKLEQVTSGFYISACMEVRA
- the bchL gene encoding ferredoxin:protochlorophyllide reductase (ATP-dependent) iron-sulfur ATP-binding protein, with the protein product MREAAGLEARGLKSPPILRGQDGEGSLQVHQSDDMKIEGAKVFAVYGKGGIGKSTTSSNLSAAFSKLGKKVLQIGCDPKHDSTFTLTGMLQPTVIDILKSVDFHAEELRPEDFVTQGYNGVQCIEAGGPPAGTGCGGYVVGQTVKLLKQHHLLEDTDVVLFDVLGDVVCGGFAAPLQHADRALIVTANDFDSIYAMNRIIAAVQAKSKNYNVRLAGCVANRSKDTDEVDRYCDVVGFKRIGHMPDVDAIRRSRLKKKTLFEMPDEEDIVQCRAEYIRLAETLYAGTDPLAPAPLEDRDIFELLGFD
- a CDS encoding magnesium chelatase subunit H, producing the protein MRGDGDHIPGYRFVIITMDNHVAGPAARVSERLTREFPGLNISIHAAAEWGENAQALEEAKLAVKHGDIIVSNLLFIDEHITAIRPALEARREGCDAMVNIISAKEVVALTKMGDLDMSKPTSGAMKLMKKLRGSKEPSVNSGEKQMKMLRRLPKILKFLPGKAQDLRAWFLTMQYWLGGSDDNVEQMIRFLIGTYAHDAALKGAKAAAPIDYPEVGLYHPDLPGHHITTDVADLPNPTNPVATVGLLMMRSYVLASDAAHYDGVIRAMQARNIAVIPAFAGGLDGRPAISAYFTDDRIDALVSLTGFSLVGGPAYNDSEAAVTTLMDLDVPYIAAHPIEFQTLGQWAESAGGLGPVETTILVALPEIDGATNPTVFGGRHGPDGCHGCSLNCRRSSDTKAMAPCLERIESLTEKTLRMATLRRKANADKKVSVVLFGFPPNAGAVGTAAYLSVFESLHNTLHKMKEDGYDITPPATVDDLRHAILHGNAKQYGQQANVAAHVDADTIVRNTPQLAAIEAVWGPAPGKIQSDGNGVFILGAQFGNVFVGVQPTFGYEGDPMRLLFEHGFAPTHAFVQFYMWLRNTFQSDVILHFGMHGALEFMPGKQSGMGAHDWPDRLIGEVPNVYLYASNNPSEATLAKRRSGAVTITHLTPPLAASGLYKGLSDLKDSLTRWRAMAPDAHERAEMAALITTQAEAVDLTDTDPDTLWLTLLETEDALIPDGLHVVGRGMSESELQEHMRVIDVTDTEKRAEIEYLLRQQTELTGLMRALSAHYIEPVPGGDLIRSPEVLPTGRNIHAFDPYRMPTAFALQDGARQADKLIEAAEGFPHSIALVLWGSDNIKSDGGPISQALALMGAKPRFDSYGRLCGAELIPLETLGRPRIDVVMTLSGIFRDLLPLQTRMLAEAAYKAATADEPSEHNFVRAHALDYAEKMGVPMEEAALRVFSNAEGAYGSNVNALVDSGAWDDEDELADAYQARKSFAYGVDGKAHKNAGMLQSALKDVDLAYQNLESVELGVTTVDHYFDTLGGISRAVKRAKGGVETPVFIGDQTRGDGKVRTLQDQVALETRSRSLNPKWFEGLLKHGHEGVRQIEAQVTNTLGWSATTGQVDPWVYQRLSETFVLDDDMRRRLAELNPQASARMANRLLEAHERNYWHPDEATLAALQAGADELEDTLEGLNVAAE